The genomic interval AGTTTCACAGTACTtttacaagtacaagtactgcaCACGTCAGGCCGATACTGGTAGATTAGAGTCAACTTTACTgtcaacacagagacacaaaacacagtgatAACAGGTGTCAGTACTGGTGCATCCCCAATGActgctggtctgtctgtctgtctgtctgtctgtctgtctgtctgtgtgtgtgtcttacattGCTGTATATGTGCTGCAGTGTCTCTCTGGCGTTGGACACAGACAGATCTGTGTTCATGACAAACTTCAGCCCGCTGGGAGTCTCGTAGTAATGAAGACGGTACTTGCTGGTCTGAAAGGACAGAAAGCCCTCCTtcctgaggacagacaggctgctAAGGACCAaagacaggcagggagacagacagacagacagacagacaggtagctGTTGTGAAGGATACATGTCCAGAGGAGACATCTTACTGACGAATGACCGGATGGAGAACAGCATCCCATACATCAACTTAAactcctgcagagacagagagacagtttaACGTCCCATCGACCTGATGGACGTCTGCTTGTGTTTAGTGGAAGCGTGTGTCCGTCCACCTCCTCCTTGGAGATCCCGGCTTGCTTCTTTCGGTTCCACTCGTTGTAATACAGACAGCTGCCATTCCGGTCAAATATGTACAAGTTATGGACGGTCATCTGAAACACAGTGGTTATCGTCACTTTACTGGCAGAGCATGAATAAACACCAGCTACACAGTCTGGACACGTGCAATCAACTATCtttcaaaaatcaataaataaggTAAGAtacaactttattgatcccacgccgggGAAATTAAGAAATATCAATCCAATTAATAAGCGGTGGGTGTTTCAAGTGTATTACGAATTGAAGAGCGGTTCTTCTTGAATCTGAAAAGCCGTGACGGTATTTTCTATCAGGAGCAAATTTTTAGCTATTAAAGGTTACAAATCGGCgttaaaatgacagttttctCAAACGGAGTCTGGTTGTCCGGTCCGGTCAGACACGCTGAAAAGGGGCAGCACACCGGCTGTTACTCTATTAAAGCATGATTTACACAGACTTTTCTCACACGAATATAATATCTGTGATACAGCATCAAACTGCGTCAAAATATCACGAATGCAGCGTTTCAACTGActttaaagaaacattttccGAAGCGCCAGCAGTGTTTACCTTCTCTTCCTGGTTCCTGCGGAGATAAGGACCCCGCTGCAGAGGTGTCCAGTTTTGTGCCGCAACAAAACAACTTTGGTGGCGTTTTATAGATTTACATTGTTTATCATAATAAGATTAACATGCATCCTCTAATCGATCGTGCTATTTAATGATGGATATTTATCAATGGTTTTATTGGTAACCCATACACAAAGCTAAAGTAAAGTACCTGCTTCACAATAACGGCGGTTTCACGAACAGCGCCTCTCGTGTCCTACTTTGTACAATTATAGACAAGATGGCGGCCACAGCGACAATGATGCCGAACTTTGGACAGAATATTTCTGCACAAAGCGACCTGGTCCCGGACTGGACCACCCAGGAAGTTAGCACCGGGGTGAGTACATTGGTGTGTGCAACGGGGCGCAGCGAACAGGAGCCGGTTCAGTTTCTGTGGAGAGTTTTTAAAGTAGAAACAGCCGCTGAATGAGACAGCACTTCTTCCTCAGCTAACgatggctaacgttagctaacgggTTCAGTTCAAAGGGGCTTCagtgaaaaagcaaacagacagacagacagacagacaggcaggctaAACCGAGGGACTTATTCTGCTTTTGGAAATGTTCTTATGTTATGGATAAGTAAAATATCTCAGAGAAATGAAGCCTTGTTGTCAAAAGCATAAACACAAATGTCGGTCCTGTTCACACGTCCATCATCAGACAgtgtgtccctgtccctgtccctgtccctgtccctgatcctgatcctgatcctccTCTAAACTTTCGCTGCATGGAAATAAAACGAATTgttgaaatgattaaaaaaaaaaaaatggttcaGCAAGAAAGTGTTGAAGGACATCTTCAACATTACGAGGAGATGCAGTCAAAGTGTCGGTGCTGTGGCTatgaagataagataagatgagataagataagataagactttattgacaCTGAGCACGTGACCAGGCATGTAATGTGGCCGGAGCTCAGATCTCAGGTGTCTTCCTGCTGGTGGGGACGTCCAGGCACTGCTGAAGGATGATGTCCTCTGTCCAGCtcgttagctgttagcttagcacagaccTGCCTGCAGAGCGCtgtctgaaggtctgaaggtGTGAGGACGCTGAGAGCTCGTGCGCTGACTGAAGATCAGTTTGTAGCTCTGAGTCATGTTCAGAATGTTTGTTGACCTTTttacaaacatgaacattaaTTTAACGTGATCAGTTTTACACCACGTGTCGTCAATCATGTGAGTCCAAAAAGTCCCTGAATGTGTCCAAAGACTAAATGAATAAAGGTGAGACTCTGGACCAGCTGTCCTTCTAAAACTCTGGACAAATGTAGGTTTATGTGGACGTCTCATTGGTGATGCAGAGCTGCCGTCGTCTAATGATCCTTTCCTGCCTGACTGATTATCAATagatcaatcaaactttatttctacagcagctttcagacaaaTCGAATACGATCAAGGACGGAGACAATAAGAGACGAGTCGTTAAGAGAAGATGAGAGTTAAACAGATCATTAGATATTGATTAACGATCAGTAAATGTTTTCAGACCCTCAGAGACTCGATCATACAATCTGCTGTAGTCTTCTCCTGAATGACGAAGAGTACAGTCACTGTGCCACCCACTaacctgtctgcctctccacccgtctgtctctccacccatctgtctctccacccgtctgtctctccacccatctgcctctccacctgtctgtctctccacctgtctgcctctccaccCGTCTGCCTCTCCACCCGTCTGCCTGTCAGACCACCATCATGGCGGTGGAGTATGATGGAGGAGTGGTGATCGGCGCTGACTCTCGCACCACCACCGGGTAAGAACCAAAGAGAGAAGATCAGACTGCATGCAGTcaacctgcctgtctgtctgtctgtctgtctgactgcctgtctgtctgcctgtctgtctctcagagcTTACATCGCCAACAGAGTAACGGACAAACTGACTCCGATCCACGACCGGATcttctgctgcaggtcagtgaacttcctgttgttttcgCAGCATTTCAGTCTGTGCAGGAACCGGAGACTGAGGAACCAGAGACTGAGGAACCAGAGACTGAGGAACCCTTTGTGAAGTAGAACCTTCTCACAGGAAGCCATATGTAGTTTAGATGAAGCTCAGGATCTGTTGAAGGTCGTCAGGGAACTCTGGAGAACTCTGTAGAACACTCAGAACTGTTCTACCGACTCTCTTCAGGAACAAAGGAACCTTATTAGGAAACCAGGATCTTTCTAAGAAACCCAGGAACCTGTATGAAAGTCAGAGCACTGTACAGGATGTTTTAAGAAGCCAGGAACCGGTCAGTGTAGGAACATTAACGCACCTCAGGAACGTTTCTCTGTGCTAGAACGGGTTCAGAACCTTTGACGTGACGTTTCCATGTTCTGCAGGTCTGGATCAGCCGCCGACACTCAGGCCATCGCTGACGTGGTCACCTACCAGCTGGGCTTCCACAGGTAACACTCACACAGCGCAGCAGCCTGACCCACAGCCTCAGCGGCCAATCAGACGGTCTTAATCTTAACCTGCGTGCTGTCCCGCCCCCAGCATCGAGCTGGACGAGCCCCCATTGGTGGAGACGGCCGCCAATCTGTTCAAAGCCAGCTGCTACCGCTACAGAGAGGAGCTGACCGCCGGGATACTGGTGGCAGGATGGGACCGGAGGAAGGGGGGGCAGGTACTGAACCAGTACACAGCGCAGTACACAGCGCAGTACACACTGAGTATATGTACACATTGAGTACATACATTAATACACTTTACACACTGAACACAAGTTTTTACAAGAGATACATCAtgctctcctgtgtgtgtgtgtgtgtgtgtgtgtgtgtgtgtgtgtgtgtgtgtgtgtgtgtctctctctctctctctctctctctctctctctctctctctctctctctctcgctcaggTGTACTGCGTTCCTATTGGTGGGATGCTGGTGAGGCAGCCGGTGGCGGTGGGCGGCAGCGGCAGCACCTACATCTACGGCTTCATGGACTCCAACTACAAACCCGGACTGAGCAAAGATCAGTGTCTGGAGCTCACTGCTGCAGGTACACGCCGCTGcaaggcatgctgggagctgCGGTCCACTGCTGGCTCCCAGCACAAACACTCCTTACTGCGACTGTCTCACTCTgcttttctgcctgtctgtgtctcagctCTGACTCTGGCGATGGAGAGAG from Chaetodon auriga isolate fChaAug3 chromosome 24, fChaAug3.hap1, whole genome shotgun sequence carries:
- the trappc1 gene encoding trafficking protein particle complex subunit 1 isoform X1 produces the protein MTVHNLYIFDRNGSCLYYNEWNRKKQAGISKEEEFKLMYGMLFSIRSFVSKMSPLDMKEGFLSFQTSKYRLHYYETPSGLKFVMNTDLSVSNARETLQHIYSNLYVEYIVKNPVCVAAHSLDSELFSSRLDAFIRALPYYSPRAA
- the trappc1 gene encoding trafficking protein particle complex subunit 1 isoform X2; protein product: MTVHNLYIFDRNGSCLYYNEWNRKKQAGISKEEEFKLMYGMLFSIRSFVSKMSPLDMKEGFLSFQTSKYRLHYYETPSGLKFVMNTDLSVSNARETLQHIYSNLYVEYIVKNPVCVAAHSLDSELFSSRLDAFIRALPYYSPRAA
- the psmb6 gene encoding proteasome subunit beta type-6, with translation MAATATMMPNFGQNISAQSDLVPDWTTQEVSTGTTIMAVEYDGGVVIGADSRTTTGAYIANRVTDKLTPIHDRIFCCRSGSAADTQAIADVVTYQLGFHSIELDEPPLVETAANLFKASCYRYREELTAGILVAGWDRRKGGQVYCVPIGGMLVRQPVAVGGSGSTYIYGFMDSNYKPGLSKDQCLELTAAALTLAMERDGSSGGVVRLASISEDGVERRVILGNQLPKFSTH